One window of the Patescibacteria group bacterium genome contains the following:
- a CDS encoding GIY-YIG nuclease family protein, which translates to MIFIYVIKSTQHKYRYVGITSDIQRRISEHNGGKTKSTKGYAPFTLVLTEHYKDYTEARKREIFLKSGKGRQLLDSLIV; encoded by the coding sequence ATGATTTTTATATATGTCATAAAAAGCACTCAACATAAATACAGATATGTTGGTATCACGAGCGATATTCAACGAAGAATCTCGGAGCACAACGGTGGTAAAACAAAAAGTACAAAAGGGTACGCTCCATTTACACTAGTCCTTACAGAACACTATAAAGACTACACTGAAGCACGCAAACGCGAGATATTTCTCAAAAGCGGGAAGGGTCGACAACTGCTCGATTCATTGATAGTGTAA
- a CDS encoding ParB/RepB/Spo0J family partition protein: MPDELKEKESVFWIPVEKIKPNPYQPRTEFDEAALKGLAESIRQYGILQALVVTRIERESETGTEVTYELVAGERRFRASQMIGLREVPVTIRREEPAKVRLELALVENVQRQDLNAIERAIAYKRLIDEFAMTQPEIAGRVGKSRESIANTIRILMLPQDMQEAVRGGKITEGHTRPLLMLSTRPEEQKELFLDILDHHISVREAERISRRIARERARKVEDLPSAETRAVEERLGNVLGTRVEIHKEAGGKGKISIEFFSDEELYGITAKLMREREERLESERMAQATEEQFTV, translated from the coding sequence ATGCCTGACGAATTGAAAGAGAAAGAAAGTGTCTTCTGGATCCCGGTAGAAAAGATCAAACCCAACCCATATCAGCCCCGTACTGAGTTTGATGAGGCGGCACTCAAGGGCCTTGCCGAATCAATTCGCCAGTACGGTATTTTGCAGGCGCTTGTGGTAACGCGCATCGAGCGTGAAAGTGAGACGGGTACCGAGGTGACCTATGAACTCGTAGCAGGTGAAAGGCGTTTTCGCGCATCGCAAATGATAGGTCTTCGGGAAGTTCCTGTCACTATTCGTCGTGAAGAGCCAGCAAAGGTTCGCCTCGAGTTAGCGTTGGTAGAAAATGTGCAACGCCAAGATCTCAACGCTATCGAGCGCGCGATTGCCTATAAACGCTTGATCGATGAGTTTGCAATGACCCAGCCCGAGATCGCAGGGCGCGTAGGTAAGTCACGCGAATCGATCGCCAATACTATTCGTATTTTGATGTTGCCACAAGATATGCAGGAAGCGGTACGAGGAGGGAAAATAACTGAAGGTCATACGCGCCCTCTCCTCATGCTCTCAACCCGACCCGAAGAGCAAAAAGAACTTTTTCTTGATATTCTGGATCACCACATCTCGGTGCGTGAGGCAGAGCGCATCTCGCGCCGTATCGCGCGTGAGCGTGCGCGCAAAGTAGAAGACTTACCAAGCGCGGAAACTCGTGCGGTAGAAGAACGCCTTGGCAATGTGCTGGGTACGCGCGTTGAGATCCATAAAGAGGCGGGCGGTAAAGGCAAGATCTCCATCGAATTTTTCTCAGACGAAGAACTGTACGGTATTACCGCAAAGCTCATGCGCGAACGCGAAGAGCGGCTTGAGAGTGAGCGTATGGCGCAAGCGACCGAAGAGCAGTTTACGGTGTAA
- a CDS encoding RelA/SpoT family protein — MHKTWDQFASTLTRFTATEQALIKKAFDLSVSSHAGQMRASGDLYITHPIAVAEKLITLKLDAPAIAAALLHDVLEDTELTKKEVEQELGSEVAFLVESLTKFDRVRYRGFERAAESMRKMFLAVAQDIRVVIIKLADRLHNMHTIGALAPEKQKRISAETLEIYAPLAYRLGMGEMKGELEDLAFPIIYPDEAKKLASDVKKILPQRTEYVSRVAPIVERELSTGGVTTATVNFREKHYYSLWKKLQRYDNDISRIADLVALRIIVDTVEQCYQALGIIHATWRPVPGRIKDYISMPKPNGYQSLHTTVFCEDDIVAEFQIRTRAMHEAAEFGVTAHWAYVEGGKPRAGIKVAEEKIAWIRKLQEWQRDFAEGASNEDFVEALKIDFFKDRIFVLTPRGEVIDLPEGATPIDFAYHVHSEIGDRMTGAKVNGKMVPFTYALASGDTTEVITAKNAKPSSDWLTIARSTVARGHIRAALRRMGIEPVTVRRSNARAPKHSTLRITRVSRVGLLKEIVTLLTKEKINMEKTDADAKNPIMTIECIIPKACDTKKLIARLRRIKGVKNIEITP, encoded by the coding sequence AAACTTATCACACTCAAGCTTGACGCGCCCGCGATTGCCGCGGCCCTCTTGCACGATGTCTTGGAAGATACGGAGCTGACTAAAAAAGAAGTTGAGCAAGAATTGGGATCTGAAGTGGCGTTTTTGGTAGAAAGTTTGACAAAATTTGATCGCGTACGCTACCGCGGATTTGAGAGAGCCGCCGAATCAATGCGTAAAATGTTTTTGGCTGTCGCCCAAGATATTCGTGTGGTTATCATCAAACTCGCCGACCGCCTGCACAACATGCATACGATAGGAGCATTGGCACCCGAAAAACAAAAGCGTATTTCTGCCGAAACCCTCGAGATCTACGCGCCACTCGCCTATCGCCTTGGCATGGGTGAGATGAAAGGTGAACTCGAAGATTTGGCCTTTCCTATCATCTATCCTGACGAGGCGAAAAAACTTGCTAGTGATGTAAAAAAAATATTGCCCCAGCGCACCGAATATGTCTCGCGCGTAGCGCCCATCGTTGAACGCGAGTTGAGTACGGGTGGCGTTACTACTGCTACGGTAAACTTTCGCGAGAAACATTACTATAGTCTTTGGAAAAAACTTCAGCGCTATGACAACGACATCTCGCGTATCGCAGATTTGGTAGCACTTCGTATCATTGTCGATACGGTTGAGCAATGCTACCAAGCGCTCGGCATCATCCATGCTACTTGGCGCCCCGTGCCAGGCCGTATCAAAGACTATATCTCAATGCCAAAGCCCAACGGTTACCAGTCGCTTCACACCACGGTATTTTGCGAAGATGATATCGTAGCCGAATTTCAAATCCGCACACGCGCCATGCACGAAGCAGCTGAGTTCGGCGTGACCGCCCACTGGGCATATGTAGAAGGCGGCAAACCGCGCGCGGGCATCAAAGTTGCTGAAGAAAAAATCGCATGGATCCGCAAGTTACAAGAGTGGCAGCGTGACTTTGCCGAAGGAGCATCGAATGAAGATTTTGTAGAAGCACTCAAAATAGATTTTTTTAAAGACCGCATTTTTGTACTCACCCCACGCGGCGAGGTGATCGACCTACCAGAAGGGGCCACACCGATCGACTTTGCCTACCATGTGCACTCCGAGATCGGTGACCGGATGACAGGCGCTAAAGTAAACGGCAAGATGGTACCTTTCACCTACGCACTCGCGTCGGGCGATACTACTGAGGTCATTACCGCAAAAAACGCGAAACCAAGCTCCGATTGGCTTACCATCGCGCGCTCGACGGTCGCACGCGGACATATCCGCGCGGCATTGCGACGCATGGGCATCGAGCCGGTCACGGTACGCCGCTCAAACGCACGCGCACCAAAACACTCAACGCTACGCATTACGCGCGTAAGTCGTGTGGGCCTTCTCAAAGAGATCGTCACCCTGCTCACGAAAGAAAAAATTAATATGGAGAAAACGGACGCGGACGCAAAAAATCCCATTATGACGATTGAGTGCATCATACCCAAAGCATGCGATACCAAAAAACTTATAGCGCGCCTGCGCCGTATCAAAGGAGTTAAAAATATAGAGATTACACCGTAA